Proteins encoded by one window of Tunturibacter psychrotolerans:
- a CDS encoding SIS domain-containing protein, whose product MAELPSVHVESTTHGTPIYTLPEILRQPLLWPTTLERVLLASEKMQLPARLCNAGILVTGAGTSAYAASAVAAAWHNASAIPTTDFLLDSNRHLADVGAVISLARSGNSPESVAVVERIREMRPDILQFAIVCNEDGALSYSGLDGLIVLDPRTNDQSLVMTSSFSNLVLAGLALAQPDSVPAAVEVFSKRAAELLPEIDGVCRLVADRARDRIVMLSSPPLLGWGREAGLKTLEMTAGGFPVATETYLGLRHGPMSFVKRDTLVMCLLSSDPVRRRYEVDLIHELRTKKIGYLVGIADPRESGDLFDEVIPSIAPEANDDLRTPFEILGPQLLGYYLSLRIGLNPDNPSPDGVINRVVQGVKIYHEASSSR is encoded by the coding sequence ATGGCAGAGCTTCCCAGCGTGCACGTAGAGAGCACCACCCACGGCACCCCCATCTACACACTCCCGGAGATTCTTCGACAGCCCCTCCTTTGGCCCACCACGCTTGAACGGGTTCTCTTAGCATCCGAAAAGATGCAACTGCCGGCCAGACTTTGCAATGCAGGCATCCTTGTGACTGGAGCGGGAACATCTGCCTACGCGGCCAGCGCGGTTGCGGCGGCTTGGCATAACGCATCGGCCATTCCTACGACTGACTTTCTATTGGATTCGAATCGTCATCTGGCGGACGTGGGGGCAGTGATCTCACTGGCTCGGTCGGGCAACAGTCCAGAAAGCGTCGCTGTCGTAGAGCGAATTCGAGAGATGAGGCCAGACATTTTGCAGTTTGCAATTGTCTGCAATGAAGATGGAGCCTTGTCTTACTCGGGTCTGGATGGGCTCATCGTGCTTGATCCGCGGACGAATGACCAAAGCCTTGTGATGACCAGTTCGTTTTCCAATCTGGTTCTTGCCGGACTAGCTTTGGCGCAACCTGATTCTGTGCCGGCAGCAGTTGAAGTTTTCAGCAAACGCGCGGCCGAATTGCTGCCCGAGATCGATGGCGTCTGCCGGCTTGTGGCAGATCGTGCACGAGACCGGATCGTGATGCTGTCCTCCCCACCATTGCTTGGCTGGGGCCGGGAAGCGGGACTCAAAACCCTGGAGATGACTGCCGGGGGCTTTCCTGTGGCCACCGAAACGTACCTCGGGCTTCGTCATGGTCCTATGTCCTTTGTCAAACGTGACACGTTGGTGATGTGCCTGCTATCCAGCGATCCGGTCCGGCGCCGCTACGAAGTGGACCTCATTCATGAACTTCGTACAAAAAAGATCGGATACCTGGTCGGAATCGCCGATCCCCGCGAATCTGGGGATTTATTCGACGAAGTCATCCCCTCCATCGCTCCAGAAGCGAACGACGATTTGCGTACGCCGTTTGAGATACTTGGCCCTCAACTTCTGGGCTATTACCTGAGTTTGCGAATCGGGTTAAATCCCGATAACCCCAGCCCGGACGGAGTCATCAACCGCGTGGTTCAAGGTGTGAAGATTTATCACGAGGCTTCCTCATCAAGGTAG
- a CDS encoding PKD domain-containing protein, which yields MLLVAAAMALGSQAYANMQEQPTDHSGPGELASIQGKELSVRINADGSYSIVRSGIPDPVLRSGVEADVDGRLMQSSAYPQHKTARSDFHDEFGSGTQLTVTHTSLAGAPDLVCTFKLYHDQAWGEIEVKVVNTTSQTISVQAIRTLHAAGGPVINLNGPASADRILSDSYSEDRPQLAIRDLADGPHGVHRAVQSQLIFNRDSGQSLFLGALTSDRLLTIFHLKEQPAGGDTKILSYEAVATGTTEIMKGESLRQSPASEQVSLSLPVHSGDSLSSERLMFSVGSDYHAQLEHYGRAAGLLHKARVNTPTPIGWWSWTAYYFGLNQGAAVTTAQWLSENLKPSGYIYYQIDEGYQYARGEYTTPDVNLFPRGLEYIGGEVRRNGLIFGLWTAPYEVSDRASVYQNHKDWLLHNAAGELIHIGYVTDHNDPLYVLDTTNPGAQNYLKQTYSTLHDWGVRFIKMDFMDDTAVEGAYYRPNTTALEAQRIGLEVIRSAVGEDTVLDKDGSPMLNPVGIVDAGRISQDTGHTFDASRDAASGIAARYYMNRNFFVADPDAFTVSSQTVDDHSWHGGRHPLTHDEAKVSIALAAVSGGMFELGDDLPTLGSSPERLALVKNTDLINMARLGHSSLPVDLMTYEQADKQPSVFLLKEDKRQSILTIFNWTEEERTRSIDFKALGLKEPGAYQITEVFDDKPCCDASAEKMNLVEPPHSVRMYKLIDKAVAAAAPAFEVHAAASAKAGETIDFSAEGTSTEEPVLTYHWDFGDGVTLDGMKVQHTYTKSGAYSVQVTAMGIDAVASSKTVAVSVSGTIPTRFVPANKKRPSEQ from the coding sequence GTGCTGCTCGTTGCGGCCGCGATGGCTCTTGGAAGCCAGGCGTATGCAAACATGCAGGAGCAGCCGACCGATCACAGCGGGCCAGGGGAATTGGCCTCGATCCAGGGGAAGGAGTTGTCGGTACGCATCAACGCAGACGGTTCATACTCCATTGTACGGTCTGGAATTCCCGATCCTGTGCTGCGGTCTGGTGTGGAAGCCGACGTAGACGGCCGTCTGATGCAATCGTCTGCCTACCCGCAGCATAAGACGGCGCGGTCGGATTTTCACGACGAATTCGGTTCGGGAACGCAGCTCACGGTCACACATACGAGCCTCGCAGGTGCACCGGATCTGGTGTGTACTTTCAAGCTGTATCACGACCAGGCGTGGGGCGAGATTGAAGTCAAGGTGGTTAATACCACGAGCCAAACCATCTCTGTTCAGGCAATTCGCACTCTTCACGCTGCGGGCGGTCCGGTCATCAATCTGAATGGTCCCGCGTCGGCGGACCGCATCCTGTCGGACAGTTATAGTGAGGATCGGCCTCAACTCGCGATTCGCGACCTGGCCGACGGCCCACACGGAGTGCATAGGGCGGTGCAAAGCCAGCTCATCTTTAACCGGGACAGCGGCCAGAGCCTGTTCCTTGGCGCACTGACGTCCGACCGGCTCTTAACCATCTTCCATCTCAAAGAGCAACCGGCTGGCGGCGACACGAAGATTCTCTCGTATGAAGCAGTGGCAACGGGCACAACGGAAATCATGAAAGGCGAATCGCTCAGGCAATCGCCTGCCTCTGAGCAAGTAAGTCTGAGCCTTCCTGTTCACTCCGGAGATAGCCTTTCATCGGAGCGCCTCATGTTCTCTGTCGGCTCCGACTACCACGCACAGTTGGAGCACTATGGGCGCGCGGCGGGGTTGCTGCACAAGGCTCGAGTGAATACGCCGACACCGATCGGATGGTGGAGTTGGACTGCGTATTACTTTGGTCTCAACCAGGGAGCCGCTGTTACAACAGCGCAATGGCTCAGCGAGAACCTAAAGCCCAGCGGGTATATCTACTACCAGATCGATGAAGGATACCAATACGCGCGCGGCGAGTACACAACACCCGATGTCAACTTGTTTCCGCGTGGATTGGAATATATTGGCGGAGAGGTACGGCGCAATGGCCTCATCTTTGGCCTCTGGACCGCCCCGTACGAAGTCTCCGACCGCGCGTCGGTTTATCAGAACCACAAGGACTGGCTGCTGCACAACGCCGCAGGCGAGTTGATTCATATTGGTTATGTGACAGACCACAACGATCCCCTGTATGTGCTGGATACGACCAACCCGGGAGCGCAGAACTATCTCAAGCAGACGTATAGCACGCTCCACGACTGGGGTGTTCGTTTTATCAAGATGGACTTTATGGATGACACGGCGGTCGAAGGGGCCTACTATCGTCCGAATACAACCGCCTTGGAAGCGCAGCGGATTGGCCTTGAGGTCATCCGTAGCGCGGTCGGAGAAGACACGGTTCTAGATAAGGATGGCAGTCCAATGCTCAATCCTGTTGGGATCGTGGACGCGGGGCGCATCTCTCAGGATACCGGGCACACATTCGATGCCAGCCGTGATGCTGCTTCCGGCATCGCAGCGCGCTACTACATGAACCGCAATTTCTTTGTCGCGGATCCCGATGCGTTCACGGTCTCTTCCCAGACCGTGGATGATCACTCATGGCACGGAGGCCGGCATCCTCTCACGCACGACGAGGCAAAGGTATCGATCGCGCTGGCCGCTGTGTCCGGAGGCATGTTTGAGCTTGGTGACGATCTGCCCACCCTCGGATCATCCCCGGAGAGATTGGCTCTGGTAAAAAATACCGACCTGATCAATATGGCTCGCCTGGGCCATTCGTCCCTTCCCGTCGACCTGATGACCTATGAGCAGGCCGACAAGCAGCCCAGTGTCTTTCTGCTGAAGGAGGATAAGCGCCAGTCTATTCTTACCATTTTCAATTGGACAGAAGAGGAGCGCACGCGGTCCATAGATTTCAAGGCTCTCGGTTTGAAGGAGCCAGGTGCCTACCAGATCACGGAAGTGTTCGACGATAAACCCTGCTGCGATGCTTCAGCCGAAAAGATGAATCTTGTCGAGCCTCCGCATTCGGTTCGAATGTACAAACTGATCGACAAGGCTGTTGCTGCTGCGGCGCCCGCGTTTGAAGTGCATGCGGCAGCCTCAGCAAAAGCAGGAGAAACAATTGATTTCAGCGCCGAGGGAACGTCTACGGAGGAGCCGGTGCTGACATACCACTGGGATTTCGGCGATGGAGTTACATTAGACGGGATGAAAGTGCAACACACCTACACCAAGTCCGGAGCATACAGTGTGCAGGTGACTGCGATGGGGATCGATGCTGTCGCGAGCTCCAAGACAGTTGCGGTTTCGGTCTCCGGCACCATCCCCACACGGTTTGTGCCGGCGAATAAAAAGCGCCCAAGTGAACAATAG
- a CDS encoding 6-phosphogluconolactonase: MTEASSPAKYYQVGTATVEVHPNRYAAGAAAAQAASKALIELAKAHNSIGVIFATGASQFEILNELTRLTDIPWDQIHGFHMDEYVNLPADHPASFRRYLRERLTGKVRMKEFSEIDGNSPDPEQTSQNYAAKLRLADPQVCFLGIGENGHLAFNDPPVADFTDPLDAKIVVLDALCRQQQMAEGWFPNVEQVPARAITLTIPTLLRVPKLIVSVPGIRKAMIVRRALEEAISTECPATILRTRPDTTIYLDLESASELDDVLLSR, translated from the coding sequence GTGACTGAAGCAAGTAGCCCGGCAAAGTATTACCAGGTTGGAACGGCAACGGTCGAAGTACATCCCAACCGTTACGCAGCCGGTGCAGCTGCTGCGCAGGCAGCGAGCAAGGCGTTGATTGAGTTAGCGAAAGCTCATAATTCGATAGGAGTTATATTCGCGACCGGGGCCTCGCAGTTTGAGATTCTCAATGAGCTCACTCGACTTACAGATATACCCTGGGATCAGATTCACGGCTTTCATATGGATGAGTATGTGAATCTGCCCGCGGATCATCCTGCCTCTTTCCGCCGCTATCTCCGCGAAAGATTGACGGGCAAGGTGAGGATGAAAGAGTTTTCTGAAATTGATGGAAACTCGCCGGACCCGGAACAGACAAGCCAGAACTATGCCGCCAAGCTTCGGCTCGCCGATCCGCAAGTATGCTTTCTCGGTATTGGAGAAAATGGCCACCTTGCCTTCAACGATCCCCCGGTGGCAGATTTCACCGATCCTCTCGATGCCAAGATTGTTGTGCTCGATGCCCTCTGCCGCCAGCAGCAAATGGCAGAGGGATGGTTTCCTAATGTGGAGCAGGTTCCGGCCCGCGCGATAACACTTACGATTCCAACGCTGCTGCGCGTTCCAAAACTGATCGTATCGGTTCCGGGTATACGCAAAGCAATGATTGTGCGCCGCGCCTTGGAAGAAGCCATCTCCACGGAGTGCCCCGCCACGATCCTCCGCACTCGCCCGGATACGACAATATATTTAGACTTGGAATCGGCCAGCGAACTAGATGACGTACTTCTCTCCCGATAA
- a CDS encoding LacI family DNA-binding transcriptional regulator encodes MTDAVSRKKKFGLREIASAAQVSISTVSRVLNGSHTVDAGIRKSVLAAAADLDVDFSQRNKTKALAILLSNRVKHHAFHSSVILGAEAVCASHNWELIFQSLNYPASVPGKDLHLPNVVQRRDIVRGVILAGTNSANLLELLTSKGVPFVVFGNNLMEEVEHSNYDVVFSDDIQGGLDATRYLIGLGHRHIWFVGNLRLPWFARCYEGYRRAMEEAHLQPRHSTMDSEDETDIGYLGTKSLLAKGEQVTAIFAGNDPTAHGVYKGLRDSGLEIPGDISVVGCDDTVGPWLYPALTTIREFPEQLGKQMVEVLLNRIANPGQHRQQITLPTELIKRDSCRAISASANIPVVAASRKSRS; translated from the coding sequence ATGACCGACGCGGTTTCAAGGAAGAAAAAATTCGGCCTGCGAGAGATTGCTTCCGCAGCACAGGTAAGTATTTCCACGGTTTCCCGGGTTCTGAATGGGAGCCACACCGTCGATGCTGGCATCCGCAAAAGCGTACTTGCGGCCGCGGCCGATCTTGATGTCGACTTTTCTCAACGAAATAAAACCAAGGCTCTGGCAATTCTCCTCAGTAATCGTGTCAAGCACCACGCATTTCACTCCAGCGTCATTCTTGGAGCTGAGGCGGTCTGTGCTTCGCATAACTGGGAATTGATCTTCCAATCGCTCAATTACCCGGCAAGTGTCCCTGGTAAGGATCTCCACTTGCCGAACGTCGTTCAACGGCGCGACATTGTTCGTGGAGTGATTCTGGCGGGCACAAACTCCGCAAACCTTCTCGAATTACTTACCTCAAAAGGTGTTCCTTTCGTGGTCTTCGGCAATAACTTGATGGAAGAGGTTGAGCATTCCAATTACGACGTAGTCTTCTCCGATGATATCCAAGGTGGGTTGGACGCTACACGCTACCTCATAGGCTTAGGGCACCGCCATATCTGGTTCGTGGGCAATCTTCGTCTTCCCTGGTTCGCCCGGTGCTACGAGGGCTATCGGCGCGCAATGGAAGAAGCGCATTTGCAGCCTCGCCACAGCACTATGGATTCAGAAGACGAGACCGATATCGGCTATCTCGGGACAAAGTCTTTACTGGCTAAAGGCGAACAGGTAACGGCTATCTTCGCGGGGAATGACCCAACAGCACATGGTGTGTATAAGGGGCTGCGCGACAGCGGCCTGGAGATCCCGGGCGACATCAGTGTAGTAGGTTGCGATGATACCGTTGGTCCCTGGTTGTACCCTGCCTTGACGACCATCCGCGAGTTTCCTGAGCAATTGGGCAAACAGATGGTGGAAGTGCTGCTGAACAGGATTGCCAATCCCGGTCAACACCGCCAGCAGATAACTCTGCCTACCGAACTTATCAAAAGAGACTCATGCCGGGCGATCTCCGCTTCCGCCAATATTCCGGTTGTCGCCGCATCACGCAAATCGAGGAGCTAG